One genomic region from Arthrobacter sp. YN encodes:
- a CDS encoding ABC transporter permease, producing the protein MTGLVSTIVEAWQELRINKVRILLALLGVALSVAALTSVVGVGNLAREGYKYQSERNGGRVATLSLNVGGPTTPDPAKLEKAYLGIQQRYGITTATHVGQTQAGFQFPRGVTSVNVTIVDVGYGIIHRVPLQQGSWFAADDGQRLAPAVVVSEAFYNQAGRPNLSANPTVRIPGDQPATAVIIGVVPDTYPDTPPAAFILAEGAAMTGMQSQMSEFKMWVGEEQAETLTAAITADLQGQFPGYYAQANRMDYAAWGDPLAPVQLVVGGVAGLVLLLGAVGMLNISMVTVRYRVREIGIRRSFGATSGRIFVGVMMESVVATAVAGLAGVMLAVAVVKHPWIESKVAPGLTEYPAFPIDAALLGFGAAVLVGALAGAIPALVAVRVKVIDAIRF; encoded by the coding sequence ATGACCGGCTTGGTCTCCACCATCGTCGAAGCGTGGCAGGAGCTCCGGATCAACAAAGTCCGGATTCTTTTGGCTCTCTTGGGAGTGGCCTTGTCCGTGGCCGCGCTGACCTCCGTGGTGGGCGTCGGAAATCTAGCTCGCGAAGGCTACAAGTATCAATCTGAACGAAACGGCGGCCGGGTGGCGACGCTGTCCTTGAACGTCGGCGGACCTACCACGCCGGATCCAGCGAAGCTCGAAAAGGCCTACCTGGGCATCCAACAACGTTACGGCATCACCACGGCCACGCATGTTGGCCAGACCCAGGCAGGCTTTCAATTTCCGCGCGGTGTGACCAGCGTGAACGTCACCATCGTGGACGTCGGCTACGGCATTATCCACCGGGTCCCGCTTCAGCAGGGCAGCTGGTTCGCTGCCGACGACGGCCAAAGGCTTGCGCCCGCCGTCGTGGTTTCCGAAGCGTTCTACAACCAAGCCGGCCGGCCCAACCTGTCCGCCAACCCCACGGTGAGGATCCCGGGTGACCAGCCGGCCACGGCGGTGATCATCGGCGTCGTGCCTGATACTTACCCGGACACCCCGCCTGCCGCGTTCATCCTTGCCGAGGGGGCTGCGATGACGGGTATGCAGTCCCAGATGTCCGAGTTCAAAATGTGGGTAGGCGAAGAGCAGGCCGAGACACTCACAGCTGCAATTACGGCCGACCTCCAAGGGCAGTTTCCTGGCTATTACGCCCAGGCAAACCGGATGGACTATGCCGCTTGGGGCGACCCCTTGGCGCCCGTGCAACTGGTGGTGGGCGGAGTAGCCGGGCTGGTCCTGCTGCTTGGCGCCGTGGGAATGCTCAACATCTCCATGGTCACCGTCCGCTATCGGGTGCGGGAAATCGGCATCCGCCGAAGCTTCGGTGCAACCTCCGGCCGGATCTTCGTGGGTGTCATGATGGAATCCGTGGTGGCCACCGCGGTTGCCGGCCTGGCGGGCGTCATGCTGGCAGTCGCGGTAGTGAAGCACCCGTGGATCGAATCGAAGGTTGCGCCAGGACTCACCGAATACCCGGCATTCCCCATCGACGCCGCACTCCTTGGATTCGGCGCAGCAGTCCTTGTGGGCGCACTCGCCGGAGCCATCCCTGCACTCGTGGCGGTGCGCGTCAAGGTCATCGACGCGATCCGGTTCTGA
- a CDS encoding ABC transporter ATP-binding protein: MIVVKDLVRQFKSGDRTIKPVNGVSFELEKGSLASIVGKSGSGKSTLLSLLGALDKPTSGDVVVDGVSLAGLPDGKLTEYRRRDIGFVFQQFNLVPNLSAVDNVMLPMEFAGVRKAARLQRAKELLEQVQLDPEKHSRRTNRLSGGEQQRVAIARALANEPKLILADEPTGNLDEQTGEHIIKLLSSLSRDHNTTILVVTHDRSLAQKTERCFRLQQGRLTEEVRTGSRR; the protein is encoded by the coding sequence GTGATCGTAGTCAAGGACCTGGTCCGTCAGTTCAAGTCCGGTGACCGGACCATCAAGCCCGTCAACGGCGTGAGCTTTGAGCTCGAAAAGGGCTCGCTGGCATCCATCGTGGGCAAAAGCGGCAGCGGCAAAAGCACGCTGTTGTCCCTCTTGGGTGCGCTGGACAAGCCCACCTCAGGTGACGTCGTCGTGGATGGCGTCAGCCTGGCGGGACTCCCGGACGGCAAGTTGACCGAGTACCGTCGCCGGGACATCGGCTTCGTGTTCCAGCAGTTCAACTTGGTTCCCAACCTCAGCGCCGTGGACAACGTGATGCTGCCCATGGAGTTCGCCGGGGTCCGGAAGGCGGCCCGACTGCAGCGTGCCAAGGAGTTGCTGGAGCAGGTGCAATTGGATCCGGAGAAGCACTCACGCAGGACCAACCGGCTCTCCGGCGGCGAGCAGCAGCGCGTGGCAATTGCCCGCGCGCTGGCCAACGAGCCAAAGCTGATCCTCGCTGATGAGCCCACCGGCAACCTGGACGAGCAAACCGGTGAGCACATCATCAAGCTGCTGAGCTCACTGAGCCGCGATCACAACACCACTATTCTGGTGGTCACGCATGACCGCAGCCTGGCCCAGAAGACCGAACGCTGCTTCCGGCTTCAGCAGGGCAGGCTCACCGAGGAGGTCAGAACCGGATCGCGTCGATGA
- a CDS encoding ABC transporter permease: MSVLARSVGNAFRNKIRTAAVVAVLAVAIGLALAMLVANQAVGAKVLELNASVGTTLTVNPAGGQGFEGGGEPLTTAEAKTAASVANVTSVVGTKALRLQTATTGTTDSTTGTAQQGPGGGFGPGGQQATVSTNLTAAVDAGTLGNRNGSAGTAGTTGSTTQPARTLPITATGIGAEVDSTGKALDITSGTGLGDYTTADAKALVGASLAEKNSLTAGSTFTIQDKTFTVAGIFDAGTTFGNNAVYVTLPEAQTLAETPDELSSMIVTVNSMENVDSTKTAVQDALGTDKADVTQGQRNLETAVSSLDSVKNISLIAFIAALATAGIIILLIMVMLVRERRREIGVLKAIGARNRTIGLQFVLESLVLVALGSVVGAVIASLASGGIASALISSNASTTAATTTQRGGGLAGAMPNGAVPGGGMPGGGMGGGQGGPFSGASQLLTSVTASVSPGVLAAGIAAVFAVAIIGALVPALLTARIRPIEVLRGE; this comes from the coding sequence GTGAGCGTCCTTGCCCGAAGCGTAGGCAATGCCTTCCGCAACAAGATCAGAACGGCAGCGGTAGTGGCCGTACTGGCTGTAGCCATCGGCTTGGCGCTGGCCATGTTGGTGGCCAACCAGGCAGTCGGTGCCAAAGTCCTGGAGCTCAACGCGTCCGTGGGTACCACCCTGACGGTGAACCCGGCCGGAGGCCAAGGCTTTGAAGGCGGCGGCGAACCACTCACGACGGCGGAGGCCAAGACTGCGGCCTCGGTCGCCAACGTGACATCCGTGGTTGGTACCAAAGCCCTGCGCCTCCAAACGGCGACCACGGGAACCACGGATTCAACCACCGGAACCGCCCAGCAGGGCCCGGGCGGCGGCTTCGGCCCCGGCGGCCAGCAGGCGACGGTCAGCACCAACCTGACGGCCGCCGTCGACGCCGGGACGCTGGGAAACCGCAACGGCTCCGCTGGAACTGCAGGAACCACAGGCAGCACCACCCAGCCTGCGCGTACTTTGCCGATCACCGCGACGGGCATCGGTGCCGAGGTGGACAGCACCGGCAAGGCTTTGGACATCACCAGTGGCACAGGCCTGGGCGACTACACCACGGCCGATGCCAAGGCCCTGGTGGGCGCGTCGCTGGCTGAGAAGAACAGCCTGACAGCCGGCTCCACCTTCACCATCCAGGACAAGACCTTCACCGTGGCGGGCATCTTCGACGCCGGCACCACCTTCGGAAACAACGCCGTCTACGTCACCCTCCCGGAAGCCCAGACGCTGGCCGAAACCCCGGACGAACTCTCCAGCATGATCGTCACGGTCAACAGCATGGAGAACGTGGACAGCACCAAAACCGCCGTTCAGGACGCCCTCGGCACGGACAAGGCCGACGTCACCCAGGGACAGCGCAACCTCGAAACGGCTGTCAGCTCTCTCGACAGTGTCAAGAACATCTCCCTGATCGCCTTCATCGCAGCTTTGGCCACCGCCGGAATCATCATCCTGCTCATCATGGTGATGCTGGTCCGCGAGCGCCGCCGTGAGATCGGCGTCCTGAAAGCGATCGGTGCACGCAACCGCACCATTGGCCTGCAGTTCGTTCTGGAGTCGCTGGTCCTGGTAGCCCTTGGCAGCGTGGTGGGCGCGGTGATTGCTTCGCTGGCCAGCGGCGGTATCGCATCAGCGCTCATCAGTTCGAATGCAAGCACGACGGCGGCCACCACCACCCAGCGCGGCGGCGGACTCGCTGGGGCCATGCCCAACGGCGCGGTCCCGGGTGGCGGGATGCCCGGTGGCGGGATGGGCGGTGGCCAGGGTGGTCCCTTCAGCGGTGCCTCGCAGTTGCTGACCTCTGTCACCGCGAGTGTCTCCCCCGGCGTCCTCGCAGCCGGCATCGCAGCAGTGTTCGCGGTGGCCATCATCGGCGCGCTGGTCCCGGCCTTGCTGACAGCCCGTATCCGTCCCATCGAAGTACTCCGAGGAGAATAG
- a CDS encoding substrate-binding domain-containing protein — translation MRMFGKAGKAAAVAAIAALALTACGRSDSGSSSSTAGGEAFPKDSMIGVALPQKTSENWVLAEKLFNDGLTSAGFKPDVQFANGGVSEQQNQISAMVTKGAKVIIVGAIDGAQLGTQLQQAKDSGATIIAYDRLLLNTENVDYYVAYDNFKVGELQGQALLDGMKAKKASGPYNIELFAGSPDDANAKVFFDGAMSVLKPKIDDGTLKVVSGQTSFEQAVTQGWKAENAQRRADTLLTGSYGTASLDGVLSPNDTLARAVLTSVKAAGKPLPVVTGQDSEVESVKSIMAGEQYSTINKDTRKLVEHAITMVKDLQAGKELEINDKDSYKNGVKTVPAYLLPPQIVTAENVKTAYVDDPVLGPITK, via the coding sequence ATGCGAATGTTTGGTAAAGCAGGAAAGGCAGCAGCAGTCGCTGCCATTGCGGCACTGGCGCTGACAGCCTGCGGCCGCTCTGACAGCGGCTCAAGCAGCAGCACAGCAGGCGGGGAAGCGTTCCCCAAGGACTCGATGATCGGCGTCGCACTTCCGCAGAAGACCAGTGAAAACTGGGTCCTCGCGGAGAAGCTGTTCAACGACGGCCTCACCAGCGCCGGCTTCAAGCCGGACGTACAGTTCGCCAACGGCGGCGTGTCCGAGCAGCAGAACCAGATCAGCGCCATGGTCACCAAGGGCGCCAAGGTCATCATCGTCGGTGCTATCGACGGCGCCCAACTGGGTACGCAGCTCCAGCAGGCCAAGGATTCCGGCGCAACCATCATCGCCTACGACCGCCTGCTCCTGAACACCGAGAACGTGGACTACTACGTGGCCTACGACAACTTCAAGGTGGGCGAACTGCAGGGCCAGGCCCTGTTGGACGGCATGAAGGCCAAGAAGGCTTCCGGCCCCTACAACATTGAACTGTTCGCAGGCTCCCCGGATGATGCCAACGCAAAGGTCTTCTTCGACGGCGCCATGAGCGTCCTGAAGCCGAAGATCGACGACGGCACCCTCAAGGTAGTCTCCGGCCAGACCTCGTTCGAGCAGGCTGTGACGCAGGGTTGGAAGGCAGAAAACGCCCAGCGTCGCGCTGACACGCTGCTTACCGGCAGCTACGGCACCGCTTCCCTGGACGGCGTCCTGTCCCCGAACGACACCCTGGCCCGCGCAGTGCTGACGTCCGTCAAGGCCGCCGGCAAGCCGCTCCCGGTTGTCACCGGCCAGGACTCCGAGGTTGAGTCCGTCAAGTCGATCATGGCAGGCGAGCAGTACTCCACCATCAACAAGGACACCCGCAAGCTCGTTGAGCACGCCATCACCATGGTGAAGGATCTCCAGGCCGGTAAGGAACTGGAAATCAACGACAAGGACTCCTACAAGAACGGCGTTAAGACCGTCCCGGCGTACCTCCTCCCGCCGCAGATTGTTACGGCAGAGAACGTCAAGACGGCTTACGTTGACGATCCGGTACTCGGCCCGATCACCAAGTAA
- the mmsB gene encoding multiple monosaccharide ABC transporter permease, with protein MNALKKLFGGNTRQFGMIFALVALIVFFQIFTEGRTLTPGNVINLFNGNSYILILAIGMVLVIIAGHIDLSVGSVAAFVGVFVALAMRDWGFPWWAGVLFGLVLGAVIGAWQGFWVAYVGIPAFIVTLAGMLLFRGFNQFVGKSNTIPVPKEFQFLGSGYLPEVGPDTGFNNLTVLLGLIAVAFVVIMSLRARATAKALGADVPELWVEVTKLVLICGAILYATYLFATGRPGTSFPIPGLILAVLVLIYGFIADKTVLGRHVYAVGGNRHAAELSGVQSKKVNFLVMMNMSVLAGLAGMIFVGRSTASGPFDGVGWELDAIAAVFIGGAAVTGGVGTVIGSIVGGLVMAVLNNGLQLLGVGADLTQIIKGLVLLAAVAFDVYNKSQGKRSITGLLMKNFQRNNEIKPDETTSTKEVISKEA; from the coding sequence ATGAACGCGCTCAAGAAGCTATTTGGTGGCAATACCCGCCAGTTTGGCATGATCTTCGCCCTGGTGGCACTTATCGTCTTCTTCCAGATCTTCACCGAGGGCCGCACGCTGACCCCCGGCAACGTGATCAACCTGTTCAACGGCAACTCCTACATCCTGATCCTGGCCATCGGCATGGTCCTGGTCATTATCGCCGGACACATTGACCTTTCCGTTGGGTCCGTGGCCGCCTTCGTGGGCGTTTTCGTAGCGCTGGCAATGCGTGACTGGGGCTTCCCCTGGTGGGCCGGCGTGCTCTTCGGACTGGTCCTGGGAGCCGTGATCGGCGCCTGGCAAGGGTTCTGGGTGGCGTATGTGGGCATCCCTGCCTTCATCGTGACCCTGGCAGGCATGCTCCTGTTCCGAGGCTTCAACCAGTTCGTTGGCAAGTCCAACACCATCCCCGTCCCCAAAGAGTTCCAGTTCCTCGGTTCCGGCTACCTGCCGGAGGTCGGACCGGATACGGGCTTCAACAACCTCACGGTGTTGCTCGGCCTGATCGCCGTAGCTTTCGTGGTCATCATGTCCCTGCGTGCCCGCGCTACCGCCAAGGCACTTGGCGCCGACGTTCCCGAGCTCTGGGTCGAGGTCACCAAACTGGTCCTGATCTGCGGCGCCATCCTCTACGCCACGTACCTGTTCGCCACCGGCCGCCCCGGCACCTCCTTCCCCATCCCTGGCCTGATCCTCGCCGTCCTGGTCCTCATCTACGGATTCATCGCCGACAAGACCGTCCTGGGCCGCCACGTCTACGCCGTGGGTGGCAACCGCCACGCAGCTGAGCTGTCCGGTGTGCAGTCCAAGAAGGTCAACTTCCTGGTCATGATGAACATGTCCGTCCTTGCCGGCCTGGCAGGCATGATCTTCGTTGGACGCTCCACCGCATCCGGCCCGTTCGACGGCGTCGGTTGGGAACTGGACGCCATTGCGGCCGTCTTCATCGGTGGCGCAGCAGTCACCGGTGGCGTTGGCACCGTGATCGGCTCGATCGTCGGTGGCCTGGTCATGGCCGTCCTCAACAACGGCCTCCAGCTGCTGGGCGTTGGCGCCGACCTCACCCAGATCATCAAGGGCCTGGTGCTCCTGGCAGCAGTAGCCTTCGATGTCTACAACAAGTCGCAGGGCAAGCGCTCCATCACCGGACTGCTGATGAAGAACTTCCAGCGCAACAACGAGATCAAGCCCGACGAAACCACATCCACCAAAGAGGTCATCTCCAAGGAAGCGTAA
- the mmsA gene encoding multiple monosaccharide ABC transporter ATP-binding protein encodes MTSLDTQGDPILLEMRSITKEFPGVKALSNVSLRVMAGEIHAICGENGAGKSTLMKVLSGVYGYGSYTGDIVYQAETQQFKDIRASEAAGIVIIHQELALIPELSIMENIFLGNEPTKWGVIDWAEARKRSLELLARVGLREDPDTPIKEIGVGKQQLVEIAKALNKSVKLLILDEPTAALNESDSQHLLDLILGLKGKGITSIIISHKLNEIEQIADEITIIRDGKSIETLNVKRDGVDEDRIIKGMVGRTLESRFPDHEPKIGEVFFEVKDWTVGHPQIQDRLICKGSNFFVRRGEIVGFAGLMGAGRTELARSLFGHSYGRFIKGQVYKDGKQVNLRSVKQAIDAGLGYVTEDRKSLGLNLLDDIKTTTVSAALNKISSYSVVDTRKEFSVAEEYRKSLRTKTPSVEEGVAKLSGGNQQKVVLAKWMFTDPDLLILDEPTRGIDVGAKYEIYGIIQKLANQGKGVIVISSELPELLGLSDRIYTIFEGAITGVLDKNEASQESLMKLMTSARKTA; translated from the coding sequence ATGACATCCCTCGACACGCAAGGTGATCCCATCCTTTTGGAGATGCGCTCGATCACGAAGGAATTCCCCGGCGTGAAGGCCTTGTCGAACGTGAGCCTGCGTGTGATGGCCGGCGAAATCCACGCAATCTGCGGGGAAAACGGTGCCGGCAAGTCCACGCTCATGAAGGTTCTTTCCGGCGTTTACGGGTACGGAAGCTACACGGGAGACATCGTGTACCAAGCCGAAACCCAGCAGTTCAAGGACATCCGCGCCAGTGAAGCGGCCGGCATCGTGATCATCCACCAGGAACTGGCACTGATCCCGGAACTGTCCATCATGGAGAACATCTTCCTCGGCAACGAACCCACCAAGTGGGGCGTGATCGACTGGGCCGAGGCCCGCAAGCGCTCCCTCGAACTCCTGGCCCGCGTTGGGCTCCGCGAGGATCCCGATACCCCCATCAAGGAAATCGGCGTCGGCAAGCAGCAGCTGGTGGAAATCGCCAAGGCATTGAACAAGTCCGTGAAGCTCCTGATCCTGGACGAGCCCACGGCAGCCCTGAACGAATCGGACTCCCAGCACCTGCTGGACTTGATCCTGGGCCTCAAGGGCAAGGGCATCACCTCGATCATCATTTCCCACAAGCTCAACGAGATCGAACAGATCGCGGACGAGATCACCATCATCCGTGACGGCAAGTCGATCGAAACGCTCAACGTTAAGCGCGACGGCGTGGATGAGGACCGCATCATCAAGGGCATGGTGGGCAGGACCTTGGAGTCCCGCTTCCCGGATCACGAACCCAAGATCGGCGAGGTCTTCTTCGAGGTCAAGGACTGGACGGTCGGCCACCCACAGATCCAGGACCGCCTGATCTGCAAGGGTTCGAACTTCTTTGTCCGCCGTGGCGAGATCGTCGGTTTCGCAGGCCTCATGGGCGCCGGACGTACAGAGCTGGCCCGTTCCCTCTTTGGACACTCTTACGGCCGCTTCATCAAAGGCCAGGTCTACAAGGACGGCAAGCAGGTCAACCTCCGCAGCGTCAAGCAAGCGATCGACGCCGGACTCGGTTACGTCACTGAGGACCGGAAGTCCCTGGGCCTGAACCTGCTGGATGACATCAAGACCACCACGGTGTCGGCGGCGCTGAACAAGATCAGCAGCTATTCCGTGGTGGATACCCGCAAGGAATTCTCCGTTGCCGAGGAGTACCGGAAGTCTTTGCGGACCAAGACCCCGTCGGTTGAGGAAGGCGTAGCCAAGCTCTCCGGTGGCAACCAGCAAAAAGTGGTGCTGGCCAAGTGGATGTTCACCGATCCGGACCTCCTGATCCTGGACGAACCCACCCGCGGAATCGACGTCGGTGCCAAGTACGAGATCTACGGCATCATCCAGAAGCTCGCGAACCAGGGCAAGGGAGTGATTGTCATTTCCTCGGAGCTCCCGGAGCTTCTGGGCCTGTCCGACCGCATCTACACCATTTTTGAAGGCGCCATCACCGGCGTCCTGGACAAGAACGAAGCAAGCCAGGAAAGCCTCATGAAGCTCATGACTTCCGCCCGCAAAACCGCCTGA
- a CDS encoding ROK family transcriptional regulator, producing MPATQRSTKSHPRKPGSQSALRHLNQQRIIECLLSGPSTQAELSRQTGLSTATISNIVKIMQDAGLVSTEPTTSSGRRATNVRLNSNGAVAVGIDFGRRHLRVVLASLGYHVIAEDYIELPLGHQAEEGIAAAVLLLEKLLRENGIDRTAVVGAGAGIPGPIDRRSGTVAQGAILPEWVGIDILHRLEEALNCPVFVDNDANLGALSEVTWGPHSGVSNLMFLKIGSGIGAGLILNGFPYYGNVGITGEIGHATIHEHGLVCRCGNRGCLETIASTTTMIELLGRGQETLLTPQDIVRNCLSGDSATQRVVDDAGLAVGRALGNVSNLINPEVIVVGGPLAGLGDLLLDPIRRGLVRHAVPVVGETTHLAMSSLGARAEALGAAALVFQHAGITGR from the coding sequence ATGCCCGCTACGCAGCGCTCAACGAAGAGCCATCCAAGAAAACCCGGCTCGCAGTCCGCACTGCGCCACCTGAATCAGCAGCGCATCATCGAGTGCCTGTTGAGCGGTCCTTCCACCCAAGCCGAGCTCTCGCGGCAGACCGGGCTGTCCACCGCAACGATTTCCAACATCGTGAAAATCATGCAGGACGCAGGCCTCGTTTCCACCGAGCCCACCACCAGTTCCGGTCGCCGCGCAACCAACGTCAGGCTGAACAGCAACGGTGCGGTGGCCGTCGGCATCGACTTCGGACGCCGCCACCTGCGCGTAGTCCTTGCCTCACTGGGCTACCACGTCATTGCCGAGGATTACATCGAATTACCGCTGGGCCACCAGGCGGAAGAAGGCATCGCGGCGGCTGTCCTGCTGCTGGAAAAACTACTCCGCGAGAACGGCATCGACCGCACTGCCGTAGTGGGCGCAGGTGCGGGCATTCCCGGCCCGATCGACCGCCGTTCCGGCACGGTGGCACAAGGCGCGATCCTTCCGGAATGGGTGGGCATCGATATCCTCCACCGGCTGGAGGAAGCGCTGAATTGCCCCGTCTTTGTTGACAACGATGCCAACCTCGGTGCGCTGTCCGAAGTGACATGGGGACCCCACAGCGGGGTCTCCAACCTGATGTTCCTCAAGATCGGCTCGGGCATCGGCGCGGGCCTGATTCTCAACGGTTTCCCGTACTACGGCAACGTGGGCATCACGGGTGAAATAGGCCATGCGACCATCCATGAGCATGGCCTCGTGTGCCGCTGTGGGAACAGGGGTTGCCTCGAAACCATAGCGTCCACCACCACCATGATCGAACTGCTGGGACGCGGCCAGGAGACCCTGCTGACACCACAGGACATCGTCCGCAACTGTCTCTCCGGCGACTCCGCAACACAGCGGGTGGTGGACGACGCCGGACTGGCGGTAGGACGCGCTTTGGGCAACGTTTCCAACCTTATTAATCCTGAAGTGATCGTGGTGGGCGGCCCCTTGGCGGGCCTTGGCGACCTCTTGCTGGACCCCATCCGCAGGGGCCTTGTGCGGCACGCCGTGCCAGTAGTGGGCGAGACGACCCACCTCGCAATGTCCTCGTTGGGGGCCCGCGCAGAAGCCCTCGGAGCCGCCGCTTTGGTGTTTCAACACGCAGGTATTACCGGTAGGTAA
- a CDS encoding carbon-nitrogen hydrolase family protein, translated as MLLSVLQANASVMDVDANLRTIDDAAHRAAQAGAGLLLTPELFPVGYAPLRLHAEFDPATLPGIRERLADIARRHSIGLVYSLPAPAAEETAHDDGAQPASAGGRWHITATLLDASGNEVLKYAKVHLFGPEEHKAFVGAQEPPAVVDFNGIRTSMLICYDVEFPEAVRAAATRGAELLLVPTALSAGFENVPQVLIRARALESQLNVAYANHSGHEDIYSFLGGSVVAGPDGSLLAAAGDGAALLFAEVGTQTVKSAREEVPYLRERRPELYKQWEQRS; from the coding sequence ATGCTGCTCTCCGTCCTGCAGGCGAACGCTTCCGTCATGGACGTCGACGCCAATCTCCGAACGATCGACGACGCCGCCCATCGCGCCGCCCAGGCAGGAGCAGGCTTGCTGCTCACTCCAGAGCTGTTCCCCGTTGGATACGCGCCGCTGCGCTTGCATGCCGAATTTGATCCGGCCACGCTTCCCGGCATCCGGGAACGCCTGGCGGACATTGCCCGCCGGCACAGCATTGGCCTGGTGTACAGCCTTCCGGCGCCGGCCGCGGAAGAAACAGCCCACGACGACGGCGCTCAGCCGGCTTCCGCCGGTGGTCGCTGGCACATCACGGCTACTTTGCTGGACGCTTCGGGCAACGAAGTCCTCAAGTACGCCAAGGTCCACCTCTTCGGTCCGGAGGAACACAAGGCGTTTGTCGGCGCCCAAGAACCTCCCGCCGTCGTGGATTTCAACGGGATCCGTACGTCGATGCTGATCTGCTATGACGTTGAGTTCCCTGAAGCCGTGCGCGCTGCAGCGACGAGGGGCGCGGAGCTGTTGCTGGTTCCCACTGCGCTGTCCGCTGGATTCGAGAATGTCCCGCAGGTGCTGATCCGTGCCCGTGCGTTGGAAAGCCAGCTCAACGTGGCGTACGCCAACCACTCCGGCCACGAGGATATCTACTCGTTCCTGGGCGGCAGCGTGGTGGCCGGTCCGGACGGCTCGTTGCTCGCCGCGGCAGGGGACGGGGCCGCGCTGCTGTTCGCCGAAGTCGGCACGCAGACGGTGAAGTCCGCACGGGAGGAAGTCCCGTACCTGCGCGAACGCCGGCCGGAACTCTACAAGCAGTGGGAGCAGCGCAGTTAG